The following proteins are co-located in the Dietzia timorensis genome:
- the aceE gene encoding pyruvate dehydrogenase (acetyl-transferring), homodimeric type, with product MSPNTGEDAVVSGAHSANVPILREGVASYLADSDPEETQEWMDSLDGLLAEAGPERARYLMLRLLERASKQRVALPALTSSDYVNTIPTSQEPEFPGDETIERRYRKWVRWNAAIMVHRAQRPGIGVGGHISTYAGAAPLYEVGYNYFFRGKDHPGGGDQVFFQGHASPGMYARAFLEGRLTEEQLDGFRQEKSQAGHALPSYPHPRCLPEFWEYPTVSMGIGPMNAIFQARFNKYLANRGIKDTSDQHVWAFLGDGEMDEPESRGALAIAANDALDNLTFVINCNLQRLDGPVRGNGQIIQELESYFRGAGWNVIKVIWGRNWDTLFAMDTENALVDLMNNVSDGDYQTIRANDGKYLRENFFNRDPRTAKMVEDWTDDELWALKRGGHDYRKIYAAYKAALEHKGQPTVILAHTIKGYGLGTNFEGRNATHQMKKLTLDDLKNFRDKQEIPITDEELERDPYLPPYYKPEPDSTEIKYLLERRKELGGFVPERRHTFTPLTVPGIDKLKKMRQGSGNQEVATTMASVRILKELMRDPELKKRFVPIIPDEARTFGMDSWFPTLKIYNPHGQNYTSVDHDLMLSYKESTSGQIMHEGINEAGSVSEFTAAGTAYATHGEPMIPVYIFYSMFGFQRTGDFIWAASDQLARGFFLGATAGRTTLTGEGLQHMDGHSQLLAATNPAIVAYDPAFGFELAHIFHAGIERMYGPGSEVEPEQGVEPVPHDEDRNVSYYITLYNEPATQPAEPEDLDVDALLRGLYLFRKAENSGLEADILASGVGMYAAMRAQEILAEDHGVAANLWSATSWNELAKNGLACDRYALRNPEGEAQVPFVTSQLEEGAGPVIAVSDFQRAVPEQIRGFIPRAYYTLGTDGFGFSDTRPAARRFFNTDAESIVIAVLRGLYKEGTIGHDQLVQATRDLEIDSVDAAPEQTSDPGVA from the coding sequence ATGAGCCCGAATACCGGCGAGGACGCCGTCGTTTCCGGCGCGCACAGCGCCAATGTCCCCATCCTCCGCGAAGGCGTTGCCTCGTACCTCGCCGACTCGGACCCTGAGGAAACCCAGGAGTGGATGGACTCGCTCGATGGGCTCTTAGCCGAGGCGGGCCCCGAGCGCGCTCGCTACCTGATGCTTCGACTCCTAGAGCGAGCCTCGAAGCAACGCGTAGCCCTACCCGCATTGACGAGCTCGGACTACGTCAACACGATCCCGACATCGCAAGAGCCCGAGTTCCCCGGAGATGAGACGATCGAGCGCCGGTACCGCAAATGGGTGCGTTGGAACGCGGCGATCATGGTCCACCGTGCCCAGCGCCCCGGGATTGGGGTCGGCGGGCATATCTCCACCTATGCAGGCGCCGCGCCTCTCTACGAGGTGGGTTATAACTACTTCTTCCGCGGCAAGGACCATCCAGGCGGCGGGGACCAGGTCTTCTTCCAGGGACACGCCTCACCCGGCATGTACGCCAGGGCATTTCTCGAGGGTCGCCTTACCGAGGAACAGCTCGACGGTTTCCGCCAGGAGAAGTCCCAGGCCGGACACGCCCTCCCCTCATATCCCCACCCAAGGTGTCTCCCGGAATTCTGGGAGTACCCCACGGTCTCCATGGGCATCGGCCCGATGAACGCGATTTTCCAGGCACGATTCAACAAATACCTCGCCAATCGCGGCATCAAGGACACTTCCGACCAGCACGTGTGGGCGTTCCTCGGCGACGGGGAGATGGACGAGCCCGAATCGCGCGGCGCCCTCGCGATCGCAGCCAACGACGCGCTCGACAACCTCACGTTCGTCATCAACTGCAACCTGCAGCGGCTCGACGGCCCCGTGCGCGGTAATGGCCAGATCATTCAAGAACTCGAGTCCTACTTCCGCGGAGCCGGCTGGAACGTCATCAAGGTGATCTGGGGCCGCAACTGGGACACCCTGTTCGCGATGGACACCGAGAACGCCCTCGTGGACCTCATGAACAATGTCTCCGACGGCGACTACCAAACGATTCGCGCCAACGACGGCAAGTACCTTCGCGAGAACTTCTTCAATCGTGACCCGCGTACGGCGAAAATGGTCGAGGACTGGACGGACGACGAGCTCTGGGCACTCAAGCGCGGTGGCCACGACTATCGAAAGATCTACGCGGCATACAAGGCTGCACTGGAACACAAGGGCCAGCCGACCGTGATCCTCGCGCACACGATCAAGGGGTACGGCCTCGGAACCAATTTCGAGGGCCGCAACGCGACCCACCAGATGAAAAAGCTCACGCTCGATGACCTCAAGAATTTCCGCGACAAGCAGGAAATCCCGATAACCGACGAAGAGCTCGAGCGGGATCCATACCTGCCGCCCTACTACAAGCCCGAGCCTGATTCGACCGAAATAAAGTATCTGCTCGAACGCCGGAAGGAACTCGGTGGATTCGTACCCGAGCGCCGCCACACGTTTACCCCGCTCACCGTTCCCGGGATCGACAAACTCAAGAAGATGCGACAGGGTTCGGGTAACCAGGAAGTCGCCACAACGATGGCGTCCGTACGGATCCTCAAGGAGTTGATGCGCGATCCGGAACTGAAGAAGCGGTTCGTCCCGATCATTCCGGACGAGGCCAGGACGTTCGGAATGGACTCGTGGTTCCCGACGCTGAAGATCTACAACCCACACGGCCAGAACTACACCTCGGTCGACCATGACCTGATGCTTTCGTACAAGGAGTCCACTTCTGGACAAATCATGCATGAGGGCATTAACGAAGCGGGCTCAGTTTCCGAATTCACCGCTGCCGGTACCGCCTACGCCACTCATGGCGAACCGATGATTCCCGTGTACATCTTCTATTCGATGTTCGGATTCCAGCGCACAGGGGACTTTATTTGGGCGGCCTCCGACCAGCTCGCCCGCGGGTTCTTTCTCGGCGCGACGGCGGGCCGGACCACGCTCACCGGCGAAGGCCTCCAGCACATGGATGGCCATTCGCAGCTATTGGCGGCAACCAATCCCGCGATCGTTGCCTATGACCCCGCTTTCGGTTTCGAGCTTGCCCACATTTTCCATGCCGGAATCGAGCGCATGTATGGCCCAGGATCCGAGGTCGAACCGGAGCAGGGAGTCGAGCCGGTTCCTCACGACGAAGATCGCAATGTCTCCTACTACATCACTCTGTATAACGAGCCTGCCACGCAGCCGGCCGAACCCGAAGATCTCGATGTCGACGCACTTCTTCGCGGCCTCTACTTGTTCCGGAAGGCCGAGAACTCCGGCCTGGAAGCCGATATCCTCGCCTCCGGCGTCGGCATGTACGCCGCCATGCGAGCTCAGGAAATTCTCGCGGAGGATCACGGCGTAGCAGCAAATCTGTGGTCGGCGACCTCGTGGAACGAACTCGCGAAGAACGGCCTCGCCTGTGATCGATACGCCCTCCGGAACCCTGAGGGAGAAGCCCAGGTACCGTTTGTCACGTCCCAGCTGGAGGAAGGCGCGGGTCCGGTCATCGCGGTGAGCGACTTCCAGCGAGCGGTGCCCGAACAGATCCGTGGGTTCATCCCCAGGGCCTATTACACCCTCGGCACAGACGGATTCGGTTTCTCCGACACCCGTCCAGCTGCACGTCGCTTCTTCAACACCGACGCGGAATCCATCGTCATCGCCGTTCTTCGCGGGTTGTACAAGGAGGGCACAATCGGACATGATCAGCTCGTTCAGGCAACACGCGACCTCGAAATCGATAGCGTAGATGCCGCACCCGAGCAGACATCCGACCCTGGAGTGGCGTGA
- a CDS encoding PucR family transcriptional regulator, whose protein sequence is MDSIDPADNSAANENSAARASGSSKTETKSVRRRKSDESPRTRPISDALLRRFTRYSGRLSTEAVHWLETQLTFFQVLPADQKAQIHLIIQSAIRDFAAWTKNPDAELSDTIAAFKLLPGESGSSLSLQETVQLVRSTLDYFELVLPRVSHNEGQRNATITALLRYGRELGFTAAAVYAAAAENRGSWDTRMEAMLVDAIIRGDDMADLNSGSAALNWDTTQPLTVIVGLPKANLGITAVNDIHLAATADDRQALAVVQGARFVVVLSGSLPAATMIPQRILETFADGPVVLGPTVNNLSQAPQSAAEAIKSFEAVAAWPNAPRPVSAVDLLPERILAGDETARRTLVDTVVGPLRAADASVEETLHAYIEHGGQVEACARELFVHPNTVRYRLRRVAQITQYDPLRPRDSFVLRIALTLGRLAPHSSH, encoded by the coding sequence TTGGACTCGATCGACCCGGCCGACAACTCGGCCGCGAATGAGAACTCGGCCGCGCGCGCTAGCGGCTCATCGAAAACCGAGACGAAGTCCGTTCGTCGAAGGAAATCCGATGAGTCGCCGCGTACGCGGCCGATCTCCGACGCGCTTCTTCGGCGCTTCACACGATATTCCGGCCGCCTATCCACTGAAGCGGTGCACTGGCTCGAAACCCAGCTGACCTTCTTCCAAGTACTGCCGGCGGACCAGAAGGCACAGATTCATCTAATCATCCAGAGCGCAATCCGGGACTTCGCCGCCTGGACGAAGAATCCCGACGCGGAACTGTCCGATACGATCGCGGCCTTCAAGCTTCTGCCCGGCGAATCCGGCAGCTCCCTTTCGCTCCAGGAAACGGTCCAACTCGTTCGATCGACGCTCGACTACTTCGAGTTGGTCCTTCCCCGTGTTTCACATAACGAGGGACAAAGAAATGCCACGATCACGGCGCTGCTTCGATACGGTCGCGAACTCGGGTTCACCGCCGCCGCCGTATATGCAGCGGCAGCGGAGAACCGCGGCTCCTGGGACACACGCATGGAAGCCATGCTTGTCGATGCGATCATTCGCGGAGACGATATGGCTGACCTCAACTCTGGTTCGGCGGCCCTGAACTGGGATACGACCCAGCCGCTGACCGTCATTGTCGGGTTGCCGAAGGCCAACCTCGGCATCACCGCCGTCAACGACATCCACCTGGCCGCAACGGCCGACGACCGGCAAGCTCTTGCCGTGGTGCAGGGCGCCCGCTTCGTCGTGGTCTTGTCCGGGTCGCTTCCTGCGGCCACAATGATTCCGCAGCGCATTCTCGAGACCTTTGCCGATGGCCCGGTTGTCCTCGGCCCGACAGTAAACAATCTCTCTCAAGCCCCCCAGAGCGCGGCCGAAGCGATCAAGAGCTTCGAAGCGGTCGCCGCGTGGCCAAATGCTCCGCGCCCTGTTTCTGCCGTAGACCTATTGCCCGAAAGAATTCTGGCCGGAGACGAAACGGCAAGACGCACTCTTGTCGATACGGTAGTAGGTCCTCTTCGCGCGGCCGATGCGTCTGTCGAAGAGACGCTCCACGCATATATCGAGCATGGTGGCCAGGTTGAGGCATGCGCACGCGAGTTGTTCGTTCACCCCAACACAGTCCGCTATCGCCTTAGACGTGTTGCCCAAATCACACAGTACGACCCCCTCCGGCCCCGCGACTCCTTTGTCCTGCGGATTGCCCTGACTCTGGGGCGCCTGGCGCCCCACTCGTCACACTGA
- a CDS encoding DUF3052 domain-containing protein: MVASADPEGTTQDATAVDVQNLELKKGMLVQEVGWDEDCDPALSEAVEDLIGSVLLEDDTDEVVDVVLLWWRQGDGDLVDRLMDVMGPLSDVGCVWVFTPKTGLDGHVEPAVIAESAQTAGMMQTKTGGLGEWAGARLALRKGSVPKR, encoded by the coding sequence TTGGTCGCTTCGGCAGACCCCGAAGGCACCACTCAAGACGCCACCGCGGTCGACGTGCAGAATCTCGAACTCAAGAAGGGAATGCTGGTCCAGGAAGTCGGTTGGGACGAAGACTGTGACCCGGCATTGAGCGAAGCCGTGGAGGATCTCATCGGCTCCGTCTTGCTTGAAGACGACACTGACGAGGTCGTCGATGTGGTTCTTTTGTGGTGGCGACAGGGCGACGGAGACCTTGTCGACCGCCTCATGGATGTCATGGGCCCACTGTCCGATGTTGGCTGCGTGTGGGTATTCACCCCGAAGACCGGCCTCGATGGGCACGTGGAGCCCGCCGTCATCGCCGAATCCGCCCAGACCGCCGGCATGATGCAAACGAAGACCGGCGGCCTCGGCGAATGGGCAGGAGCTCGGCTCGCACTGCGCAAGGGAAGCGTTCCCAAGCGCTAG
- a CDS encoding cobalamin biosynthesis protein, which produces MTSDLLTRAAGLSLGFAADRMFADPERWHPVAGFGAVAQGGERALNRRGAAPTSSRAAGIVFVAGMVGGAASLAVASGRLADRALRRHPVARIAADILVTAAATWVSLGGTSLLRVAGTIGDALATGDDDTAREWLPWLCGREPYLLDAQELARATVESVAENTADAHVAPVMWGAVAGAPGILAYRAANTLDAMVGHRSERYENFGWAAARLDDVLNWVPARLAGLATIAMAPSVGGRIFEAAGAWARDARGHPSPNAGVVESTAAGALGVELGGRTPYAYGVEFRGLLNAGAAPVRAADIPRVVALERRVQDGTVVVACVCLMVAGVARRSEPD; this is translated from the coding sequence ATGACGTCGGACCTCCTTACCCGCGCGGCGGGCCTCTCCCTCGGCTTCGCCGCGGACCGGATGTTCGCGGACCCCGAGCGTTGGCACCCGGTAGCGGGATTCGGGGCCGTGGCCCAGGGAGGCGAACGCGCGCTCAATCGCCGTGGCGCCGCGCCGACGAGCTCGCGTGCAGCCGGGATCGTCTTTGTCGCCGGGATGGTCGGCGGGGCCGCGTCGCTCGCTGTCGCCTCCGGCCGACTCGCCGATCGCGCGCTGCGACGTCATCCAGTGGCTCGCATTGCGGCGGACATCCTTGTCACCGCCGCCGCGACGTGGGTGAGCCTGGGTGGGACCTCACTGCTCCGCGTCGCGGGGACTATCGGCGACGCGCTGGCGACGGGGGACGACGACACCGCCCGCGAGTGGTTGCCGTGGCTCTGCGGAAGGGAGCCGTACCTGCTCGATGCGCAGGAGTTGGCGCGGGCGACCGTCGAGTCCGTCGCGGAGAACACTGCCGACGCTCACGTTGCGCCCGTGATGTGGGGCGCCGTGGCCGGGGCGCCTGGGATCCTCGCCTACCGTGCGGCGAACACGCTCGACGCGATGGTGGGACACCGCAGCGAGCGCTACGAGAACTTCGGCTGGGCCGCGGCCCGGCTCGACGACGTGCTCAACTGGGTGCCGGCGCGGCTCGCGGGGCTCGCAACGATCGCGATGGCGCCGTCCGTCGGTGGGCGCATATTCGAGGCCGCCGGTGCGTGGGCGCGCGATGCGCGAGGGCACCCCAGTCCGAACGCGGGGGTTGTCGAATCGACAGCGGCGGGAGCGCTCGGAGTCGAACTCGGTGGGCGCACCCCGTATGCGTACGGGGTCGAATTCCGCGGGCTACTCAACGCGGGCGCGGCGCCCGTGCGGGCGGCGGACATCCCGCGGGTCGTCGCACTCGAGCGCCGCGTGCAGGACGGCACCGTGGTTGTCGCTTGTGTCTGCCTCATGGTTGCCGGCGTGGCCCGCCGAAGCGAACCGGACTAG
- a CDS encoding ACP S-malonyltransferase has protein sequence MLSFNAPGQGSQKPGMLADWLERPGARARLEQWSAASGLDLVTLGTTASKDEIRDTAVTQPLVVAAALLAAAELRDRGLLPEAEVSPADDRHRDTVVAGHSIGELAALAMAGVISDDDAVLLAAIRGSAMAKACADHDTSMVAVLGGRENEVRTAIADAGLYPANINASGQIVAAGDAAACAALSENPPTRAKVRQLEVAGAFHTPFMQSAVEEFATAAAAVTVSDPECTLLSNVDGQAVSSGHEALDRVVSQVTSPVRWDLCSQTQTELGVSAFIELPPSGALAGIAKRQMRGVDRLAMQGPDDLDSANSLAMSASASLYHCA, from the coding sequence GTGCTTTCATTCAACGCCCCCGGACAAGGCTCGCAGAAGCCTGGGATGCTCGCCGACTGGCTAGAGCGTCCCGGAGCTCGCGCCCGCCTTGAGCAATGGTCCGCCGCCAGCGGTCTCGACCTCGTCACGCTCGGTACAACCGCGTCGAAGGACGAGATCCGCGACACTGCCGTGACGCAGCCTCTCGTGGTTGCCGCAGCGCTTCTCGCGGCAGCGGAACTTCGAGATCGCGGCCTCTTGCCCGAAGCAGAAGTTTCGCCAGCAGACGATCGCCACCGCGACACCGTGGTCGCCGGACATTCCATTGGCGAACTCGCCGCTCTCGCAATGGCCGGCGTCATCTCCGATGACGACGCCGTGCTGCTTGCCGCCATCCGTGGTTCGGCGATGGCCAAGGCGTGCGCCGATCACGACACCTCGATGGTCGCCGTGCTCGGGGGCCGTGAGAACGAGGTGCGCACAGCAATTGCCGACGCAGGCCTCTACCCCGCGAACATCAATGCCTCCGGCCAGATCGTCGCCGCTGGCGACGCTGCGGCGTGCGCCGCACTGTCGGAGAATCCCCCAACGCGCGCGAAGGTAAGGCAGCTCGAGGTGGCAGGCGCTTTCCATACGCCGTTCATGCAATCCGCCGTCGAGGAGTTCGCAACGGCAGCAGCGGCAGTAACGGTGTCCGATCCGGAATGCACCCTGTTGTCCAACGTCGACGGACAGGCTGTGAGTTCCGGCCACGAGGCCCTCGACCGGGTCGTCTCGCAGGTGACCTCCCCCGTGCGATGGGACCTGTGCTCGCAAACGCAGACAGAGCTCGGCGTGTCGGCGTTCATCGAACTCCCTCCCTCCGGTGCACTCGCCGGCATCGCAAAACGCCAGATGCGCGGCGTCGACCGGCTCGCGATGCAGGGCCCGGACGACCTGGATTCCGCGAACAGTCTCGCGATGTCCGCGTCGGCTAGTCTGTACCACTGCGCTTGA